One Acutalibacter muris DNA window includes the following coding sequences:
- the fliI gene encoding flagellar protein export ATPase FliI: protein MFQDTIKRVRQAETIGHTGKIENIVGMSIEASGGRAAVGDICRIYSGESGGQIPAEVVGFKNDRMLLMPYAEMTGISSGNFVRNTGRQLQLKVGPFLKGRIINALGQPIDDKGPFEGGEYYYLGSGYINPLTRPPIRERMEFGVKAIDGLLTIGKGQRMGIFAGSGVGKSTLMGMIAKNVKADINVIALVGERGREVLEFVEKDLGEEGMARSVLVVATSDQPAMLRKKCPTVATGIAEYFRDQGLDVLLMMDSLTRFAMAQREVGLAVGEPPVARGYTPSIYAELPKLLERSGNFQRGSITGIYTVLVEGDDTNEPIADTVRGILDGHIVLTRSLAAANHYPAIDIGASISRLMVEIVDESHRQMASRLRDILSTYNQNADLVSIGAYKAGTNPKLDFALTKIDKINEFLMQGTTEAFSYEECLERMNAILTR from the coding sequence ATGTTTCAGGATACCATCAAGCGGGTGCGCCAGGCGGAGACCATCGGCCACACCGGGAAGATAGAGAACATTGTGGGTATGTCCATCGAGGCCAGCGGCGGCCGGGCCGCCGTGGGGGACATATGCCGCATATACAGCGGGGAGTCCGGCGGGCAGATACCGGCGGAGGTGGTGGGTTTCAAGAACGACCGTATGCTTCTTATGCCCTACGCCGAGATGACCGGGATTTCCTCGGGAAACTTTGTAAGGAATACAGGCAGGCAGCTCCAGCTGAAGGTGGGTCCCTTTTTAAAGGGGCGCATAATCAACGCGCTGGGACAGCCTATTGACGATAAAGGCCCCTTTGAGGGCGGCGAGTATTACTATCTTGGCAGCGGCTACATAAACCCCCTGACCCGCCCGCCCATTCGGGAGCGCATGGAGTTTGGTGTAAAGGCCATCGACGGACTGCTGACCATCGGCAAGGGCCAGCGTATGGGGATCTTCGCGGGCTCCGGCGTGGGTAAGAGCACCCTGATGGGAATGATCGCCAAGAACGTAAAGGCAGACATCAACGTGATAGCCCTGGTGGGCGAGCGCGGCCGCGAGGTGCTGGAGTTCGTGGAGAAGGACCTGGGCGAGGAGGGCATGGCCCGGTCGGTGCTGGTGGTGGCCACATCGGACCAGCCGGCAATGCTGAGAAAGAAGTGCCCGACGGTGGCCACGGGTATCGCGGAGTATTTCCGGGACCAGGGGCTGGACGTGCTCCTGATGATGGACTCTTTGACCCGCTTTGCCATGGCCCAGCGTGAGGTGGGCTTGGCCGTGGGCGAGCCGCCGGTGGCAAGAGGGTATACGCCCTCTATCTACGCGGAGCTGCCGAAGCTTTTGGAGCGCAGCGGCAATTTTCAGCGGGGCTCTATCACCGGCATCTACACAGTGCTTGTAGAGGGTGACGACACCAACGAGCCCATAGCGGATACTGTACGCGGAATCCTTGACGGGCATATAGTGTTAACAAGGAGCCTTGCGGCGGCAAACCACTACCCGGCCATAGACATTGGGGCAAGCATTTCCCGACTGATGGTGGAGATAGTGGACGAGAGCCACCGGCAGATGGCCTCAAGACTTCGGGATATATTGAGCACCTATAACCAGAACGCGGACCTGGTGTCCATCGGCGCGTATAAGGCGGGGACCAATCCCAAGCTGGATTTCGCGCTGACAAAGATAGACAAGATAAATGAATTTTTGATGCAGGGCACCACGGAGGCTTTCAGCTATGAGGAGTGCCTGGAGCGTATGAACGCGATACTGACAAGATAA
- the fliJ gene encoding flagellar export protein FliJ, which translates to MKKFKFQLDTVLRYKTQVLDIRLAEHGTALANVRRQEGVLEQAVKHREACEEEYREMKEQGLTIADAMKYETGIEVLERTVQRETEKLRELRKIEEQRRAALVQAKQETQSLEKLREMKRGEYDSMVAKAEEKEIDDLVMARRSASLREAGEPG; encoded by the coding sequence ATGAAGAAGTTTAAATTCCAGCTGGATACCGTCTTGAGGTACAAGACTCAGGTGCTGGATATCCGGCTGGCGGAGCACGGCACCGCCCTTGCCAATGTGCGCCGGCAGGAGGGCGTGCTGGAACAGGCCGTAAAGCATAGGGAGGCCTGCGAGGAGGAGTATAGGGAGATGAAGGAGCAGGGGCTGACCATAGCCGACGCCATGAAATATGAGACCGGCATAGAGGTGCTGGAGCGCACGGTGCAGAGGGAAACGGAGAAGCTCCGCGAGCTGCGCAAGATAGAGGAGCAGCGCCGGGCCGCCCTGGTACAGGCCAAGCAGGAGACCCAATCCCTGGAGAAGCTTCGGGAGATGAAGCGCGGGGAGTACGACAGCATGGTGGCCAAGGCCGAGGAGAAGGAGATAGACGACCTGGTGATGGCCAGGCGCTCGGCGAGCCTGAGAGAGGCCGGGGAGCCGGGCTGA
- a CDS encoding flagellar hook-length control protein FliK has translation MNIDLLFPTLTGDLAKLPKADPAGSEGAGQEFEEMLVQQSEAQQGNSRPQKKAEEKEAPEKPEQKSTQEEKTAEEGGQLAAALVTSQPVVPIAAFEEAQVTVSEDGTVILEPAIAEGIGQEQAAGVVETVEMQPEETVQQEQPVEAQFQQTAETVQEAPVEEQPKAEAEVTNVEPGAKETGRPEVTVQRSKEGDRPQDEDMDADAGQQSQPVFHDVKSAPVKVGDTRLTHLEPEPVEPQNAQQMAGVLSRAIQGGADLVRIQLNPANLGSVTIELTRDAAGAISIVMTPETARAADLLSSHTTNLMASLAQRGENVANVQVNMPENSENAGMMMNPDGHNGNAPENEEDGRKKKRENRTEGVNAADFLSQLRLGLIGRAE, from the coding sequence ATGAACATCGATCTGTTATTCCCGACCCTTACCGGGGACTTGGCAAAGCTGCCAAAGGCGGATCCCGCGGGCTCTGAGGGCGCAGGCCAGGAGTTCGAGGAGATGCTTGTGCAGCAGAGCGAGGCCCAACAGGGGAACAGCCGCCCCCAGAAAAAGGCGGAGGAAAAGGAGGCCCCGGAGAAGCCGGAGCAGAAAAGCACCCAGGAGGAGAAGACGGCAGAGGAGGGCGGTCAGCTGGCCGCAGCCCTGGTGACCTCTCAGCCCGTGGTGCCTATTGCTGCTTTTGAGGAGGCACAGGTTACCGTTTCCGAGGACGGCACGGTTATCCTGGAGCCCGCCATAGCGGAGGGCATTGGCCAGGAGCAGGCCGCCGGGGTAGTCGAAACCGTGGAGATGCAGCCGGAGGAGACCGTGCAGCAGGAGCAGCCAGTAGAGGCCCAGTTCCAGCAGACGGCCGAAACCGTACAGGAGGCTCCGGTTGAGGAGCAGCCCAAGGCAGAGGCGGAGGTCACCAACGTGGAGCCCGGAGCCAAAGAGACCGGCAGGCCCGAGGTCACCGTGCAGAGGTCCAAGGAGGGCGATAGGCCCCAGGACGAGGACATGGACGCGGACGCCGGGCAGCAGAGCCAGCCGGTATTCCATGACGTGAAGTCAGCACCCGTGAAGGTGGGCGACACCCGCCTGACACACCTTGAGCCCGAGCCCGTAGAGCCTCAGAACGCCCAGCAGATGGCGGGGGTGCTGTCCCGCGCCATACAGGGAGGCGCGGACCTGGTGCGTATACAGCTTAACCCGGCGAACCTGGGCAGCGTGACCATCGAGCTCACCAGGGACGCGGCGGGAGCCATCTCCATCGTCATGACCCCCGAGACCGCCAGGGCGGCGGACCTTCTCAGCTCCCACACGACCAACCTTATGGCCAGCCTTGCACAGCGCGGCGAGAACGTGGCAAACGTCCAGGTGAATATGCCGGAGAACTCTGAGAACGCCGGCATGATGATGAACCCCGACGGCCATAACGGCAACGCCCCCGAGAACGAGGAGGACGGGAGGAAAAAGAAGCGCGAGAACCGCACCGAGGGCGTGAACGCCGCGGACTTCCTGTCACAGCTCAGGCTTGGGCTGATAGGCAGGGCGGAATGA
- a CDS encoding FliH/SctL family protein encodes MPGIFKRFTSVSADKYVFPDAEDLSFPAEAEYEPPALEDLGGGDGESPPPDTEEQAREAEQKKPVKKKEPGPIDFAQVQAEAILAEAAEEARKLREKALAQAEEEAEELKRQAHTEGYQAGFAQGMAEGRQEAKVQREQMAAAQEKEITAFLKDAVRARDQLLEDSKQDLKELALAIAEKVIHVSLKSSGDILIRMIEAATAKRRRCEWVQVYIADCDAKASVNTVPELTEYLSRLSDRVRVIPMTGDESGTCIVEMPDEIIDASVSTQLDNLRGIITDEPDRRP; translated from the coding sequence ATGCCGGGAATATTCAAGCGCTTCACCAGCGTGAGTGCGGACAAATACGTTTTCCCGGACGCGGAGGACCTTAGCTTTCCCGCCGAGGCGGAATATGAGCCGCCGGCTCTGGAGGACTTGGGGGGGGGAGACGGGGAAAGCCCGCCGCCGGATACCGAGGAACAGGCCCGTGAGGCCGAGCAAAAGAAGCCGGTAAAGAAAAAGGAACCGGGTCCCATCGACTTTGCCCAGGTGCAGGCAGAAGCTATTCTTGCCGAAGCCGCCGAGGAGGCCCGGAAGCTTCGGGAAAAAGCCCTGGCCCAGGCAGAGGAGGAGGCCGAGGAGCTGAAAAGGCAGGCCCATACCGAGGGATATCAGGCCGGGTTCGCTCAGGGCATGGCCGAGGGGCGCCAGGAGGCCAAGGTCCAGCGGGAGCAGATGGCCGCCGCCCAGGAGAAGGAGATTACGGCGTTCCTAAAGGACGCGGTAAGGGCCCGGGACCAGCTTTTGGAGGACAGCAAGCAGGACCTTAAGGAGCTTGCCCTTGCTATCGCCGAGAAGGTTATCCACGTGAGTTTAAAAAGCAGCGGGGACATACTGATAAGGATGATAGAGGCCGCCACGGCCAAGAGAAGACGCTGCGAGTGGGTACAGGTGTATATCGCCGACTGCGACGCAAAGGCTTCGGTGAACACTGTGCCGGAGCTGACGGAGTATCTGTCGAGACTATCGGACCGGGTGCGGGTGATACCCATGACCGGGGACGAGAGCGGCACCTGCATTGTAGAGATGCCCGACGAGATAATCGACGCCAGCGTGTCCACCCAGCTTGACAACCTGCGGGGGATAATCACCGACGAGCCGGACCGCAGGCCGTAA
- a CDS encoding TIGR02530 family flagellar biosynthesis protein, whose protein sequence is MIERVQSAAAAIGQQQQHSAQSTAPKTGFTELMRQVQDGSLKAPATPQQAAQQEQSVESVINFSKHAMSRAQERGIELTPDLMEKLSGSVEKAQEKGAKNILAFNATQAFIINVPYGRVITTMNQDEMKENIFTNIDGAVLI, encoded by the coding sequence ATGATCGAACGCGTGCAAAGCGCTGCTGCGGCTATAGGGCAGCAACAGCAGCACAGCGCCCAGAGTACCGCGCCAAAGACAGGCTTTACCGAGCTTATGCGGCAGGTACAGGACGGGAGCCTCAAGGCCCCGGCCACGCCGCAGCAGGCCGCCCAGCAGGAGCAGTCTGTGGAGTCGGTGATAAACTTCTCCAAGCACGCCATGAGCCGCGCCCAGGAGCGGGGCATAGAGCTTACCCCCGACCTGATGGAGAAGCTCTCGGGCTCGGTGGAAAAGGCCCAGGAGAAGGGCGCGAAGAACATCCTGGCGTTTAACGCCACCCAGGCCTTCATCATCAACGTCCCCTACGGCAGGGTGATAACCACCATGAACCAGGACGAGATGAAGGAGAATATCTTTACAAATATAGACGGCGCGGTTTTGATCTGA
- the fliG gene encoding flagellar motor switch protein FliG, with translation MSGAQKAAAVIVSLGVDKASQLYQYMDPEDVEMITLEVAKLGYLDSDSTEAILNEYYQMCMTNKAVTEGGLEYARTVLEKAFGAQTANELLGKVTKSLKNREFSFMNKAGEKDLFTALQNERPQTIALVLSYIEPDKAAAVIAQLEPDAQIKVVERIALMDSASPTAVKIIENEMSNKFANIFSSNNVQVGGIDFVADVMNNVDRVSEKSIFDGLTMYDAGLADEIRKRMFVFEDILTMDDRSVQRFVRDCDTHDLVLALKSATAELSNKLYKNMSTRMAESIRDDLEITTNVRMKDVDDAQQRIVGIIRDLEAKNEIIILKGGKDDIIA, from the coding sequence ATGAGTGGTGCCCAGAAGGCGGCGGCAGTCATAGTGTCTCTGGGGGTTGACAAGGCCTCGCAGCTGTACCAGTACATGGACCCCGAGGACGTGGAGATGATAACCCTCGAGGTGGCGAAGCTGGGGTATCTTGATTCAGACTCCACCGAGGCCATACTGAACGAATACTACCAGATGTGCATGACCAACAAGGCCGTGACCGAGGGCGGCCTTGAGTATGCGCGGACCGTACTTGAAAAGGCCTTCGGGGCCCAGACGGCCAACGAGCTTTTGGGGAAGGTGACGAAGTCCCTGAAGAACAGGGAGTTCTCCTTCATGAACAAGGCCGGGGAGAAGGACCTGTTTACGGCTTTGCAGAACGAGCGGCCCCAGACCATCGCCTTGGTGCTGTCGTACATAGAGCCGGACAAGGCGGCGGCGGTGATAGCCCAGCTGGAGCCGGACGCGCAGATAAAGGTGGTAGAGCGCATAGCCCTGATGGACAGCGCGTCGCCCACAGCAGTTAAGATAATAGAGAATGAAATGAGCAATAAATTCGCAAACATCTTCAGCAGCAACAACGTCCAGGTGGGCGGCATAGACTTCGTGGCCGACGTGATGAACAACGTGGACCGTGTCAGCGAGAAGAGCATTTTCGACGGCCTTACCATGTACGACGCGGGGCTGGCCGACGAGATCCGCAAGCGTATGTTCGTCTTCGAGGATATCCTCACTATGGACGACCGCTCCGTGCAGCGCTTTGTGCGTGACTGTGACACCCACGACCTGGTGCTGGCCCTCAAGTCCGCCACGGCGGAGCTGTCCAACAAGCTCTACAAGAATATGTCCACCCGTATGGCCGAGAGTATCCGGGACGACCTGGAGATCACCACCAATGTGCGCATGAAGGACGTGGACGACGCCCAGCAGCGCATTGTGGGCATTATCCGCGACCTGGAGGCCAAGAACGAGATTATCATACTCAAGGGCGGCAAGGACGATATTATTGCCTAA
- a CDS encoding flagellar hook capping FlgD N-terminal domain-containing protein has product MANTAMNDLSNILGTTAPIKQAQNSTNKKAGSSLDMTDFLTLMVAMFQNQDIDNAASTTDMMNQFVQMSVVQAITNISTLIDDSTVLTYAASLVGKEVTIGEVVGKEMVETVGTVIGTGTLNGQQVIFLDNDKSYYLNQILAVGRLPEKQEDVDPDKDEGDGDGDGTGETTGPEKPGEVTA; this is encoded by the coding sequence ATGGCAAATACAGCGATGAACGACCTGAGCAATATTCTGGGCACCACAGCACCCATAAAGCAGGCCCAGAACAGCACCAACAAGAAGGCCGGCTCCAGCCTGGACATGACGGATTTCCTGACGCTGATGGTGGCAATGTTCCAGAACCAGGACATCGACAACGCCGCGTCCACCACGGACATGATGAACCAGTTTGTACAGATGTCCGTGGTCCAGGCCATCACCAACATCAGCACCCTTATCGACGACTCCACCGTGCTGACCTACGCCGCGTCCCTTGTGGGCAAGGAGGTCACCATAGGCGAGGTGGTGGGCAAGGAGATGGTGGAGACCGTGGGCACGGTCATAGGCACCGGTACCCTTAACGGCCAGCAGGTCATCTTCCTGGACAACGACAAGAGCTACTACCTCAACCAGATACTGGCCGTGGGCCGCCTTCCTGAGAAGCAGGAGGACGTGGACCCGGACAAGGACGAGGGTGACGGTGACGGCGACGGCACAGGGGAGACCACGGGGCCCGAAAAGCCGGGAGAGGTGACAGCGTAA